In Trichocoleus desertorum NBK24, the following are encoded in one genomic region:
- a CDS encoding ISH3 family transposase — MTTYPSSLSPAPALTDEGTLEAALDCLLESVPLNMEGGYTPQDLFEILLRAASRGDSIEHTAQRLQGTPSGNGIRYHLDKLDEMATLESQLNAALQSRIPPKICRRQHRIAIDLHLIPYYGNPSEVEAPYIYRSQAKAGTTSFFAYATVYVVCRHKRVTLGIHAVHRQETLVATLTYLLARLSPLRVRVKRLYLDRGFYSVPVIRWLKALQIPFLMPAVIRGKTGGTRQLLRGRRSYQTPYTLNSPQYGSVSCQMRVICNYYKGLKGKHGIQYTVYVLHRVKVALHQTHRHYRDRFGIETSYRIKNQCRIRTTSKNPVTRFLFVALAFVLVNLWVYLLWFFISWTQRGGRVVYRELFALKTMLEFLSQAVERHFPVITAIYLPALE, encoded by the coding sequence ATGACGACCTACCCATCTTCATTATCTCCTGCTCCCGCTCTGACCGATGAAGGGACACTGGAAGCTGCCCTTGATTGTCTACTCGAGTCTGTTCCACTGAACATGGAAGGCGGATACACCCCCCAAGACCTATTCGAGATCCTGCTGCGGGCTGCCAGCCGAGGCGATAGCATCGAACACACGGCTCAACGCTTGCAAGGTACACCCAGTGGTAATGGTATCCGCTATCACTTGGATAAGTTGGATGAGATGGCCACACTGGAGAGCCAACTCAATGCGGCTCTGCAAAGCCGAATTCCACCCAAGATTTGCAGAAGGCAGCATCGCATTGCCATCGATTTACACTTAATTCCCTACTACGGCAACCCAAGTGAGGTGGAGGCTCCCTACATCTACCGCTCTCAAGCTAAAGCTGGAACTACCTCATTCTTCGCCTATGCCACAGTCTATGTTGTCTGTCGTCACAAACGTGTGACCCTAGGGATTCATGCAGTGCATCGTCAAGAAACCTTAGTGGCGACCCTGACTTATTTGCTCGCGAGGTTGAGTCCGCTGCGAGTCCGAGTCAAACGGCTTTACCTGGACCGAGGGTTTTATAGTGTCCCTGTCATCCGTTGGCTGAAGGCATTGCAGATTCCCTTCCTGATGCCTGCGGTGATTCGGGGCAAAACTGGAGGAACCCGTCAACTGCTAAGGGGACGGCGCAGCTACCAGACACCCTACACCCTCAACAGTCCCCAGTATGGTTCGGTCAGCTGTCAGATGCGGGTCATTTGTAACTATTACAAAGGGCTCAAGGGCAAGCATGGGATTCAATACACTGTCTATGTGCTGCATCGGGTGAAGGTTGCCCTGCACCAGACCCATCGGCATTACAGAGACCGTTTTGGCATTGAAACCAGTTACAGGATCAAGAACCAGTGTCGCATCCGCACCACGAGTAAAAATCCTGTAACCCGCTTTCTGTTTGTCGCTCTAGCGTTTGTCCTAGTCAATCTTTGGGTGTATTTGCTGTGGTTCTTTATCAGTTGGACGCAACGAGGAGGACGAGTGGTTTACCGAGAACTGTTTGCCCTCAAGACAATGCTGGAATTCCTGTCCCAGGCAGTGGAGCGGCATTTTCCAGTCATCACAGCCATCTACTTACCCGCTCTGGAATGA
- a CDS encoding IS630 family transposase: protein MQNLFGQGKRLRYLCQDEMRLGLKTETGRVITACGVKPMAKVAWKRDNFWVYGVVEPLSGWHFEQEYTQLNSEQFQSFLDALSTELGEDRALIQLDRAQAHQAQSLRRAENLIPVLQPAHSPELNPAERLWQYLKSQLEGEHFTTIAQMQKRLSQILGELLPEQVASLTSYDFILEALFYAALN from the coding sequence TTGCAGAACCTGTTTGGTCAAGGCAAACGGTTGCGGTATTTGTGCCAAGATGAGATGCGCTTGGGACTGAAAACGGAGACAGGGCGAGTCATCACTGCTTGTGGAGTGAAGCCGATGGCGAAAGTAGCGTGGAAGCGAGATAACTTCTGGGTCTATGGAGTCGTTGAACCGCTGAGTGGATGGCACTTTGAGCAGGAGTATACTCAGCTCAACTCTGAGCAGTTTCAATCCTTCCTAGATGCACTTTCAACGGAACTTGGCGAGGATCGGGCACTGATTCAATTAGACCGAGCGCAAGCGCATCAAGCTCAGAGTTTGCGTCGGGCAGAGAATCTGATTCCGGTACTGCAACCTGCTCACTCACCAGAGTTGAATCCAGCAGAACGATTGTGGCAGTATCTCAAATCTCAGCTAGAGGGCGAGCACTTCACAACGATCGCACAGATGCAGAAGCGATTGAGCCAGATTTTAGGCGAACTCCTTCCCGAACAAGTCGCTTCATTGACCAGTTATGATTTCATTTTAGAAGCCCTATTCTATGCAGCCTTAAATTGA
- a CDS encoding helix-turn-helix domain-containing protein → MARPFHVEIQESVEYLEKSLHQARRVSQKEKLQMLWWLKSAQVQQHQELAQRLGRNPSTITHWLQQYRQGGISELLRLKKSPGRPPEMDDEMLRQLQERLAQPEGFKSYGEVEQWVRSELGKAVKYKTVHKTVRYRLKAKLKVPRPQSIQQDPQAVTLFKKTSPLPF, encoded by the coding sequence ATGGCCCGCCCCTTTCACGTTGAAATTCAAGAGAGTGTGGAGTATCTCGAAAAGAGCTTGCACCAAGCCCGAAGAGTGAGCCAAAAAGAGAAACTACAAATGCTGTGGTGGCTCAAGAGTGCTCAAGTGCAGCAACATCAAGAACTTGCTCAACGCTTGGGCCGCAATCCTTCAACCATTACTCACTGGCTGCAACAGTATCGCCAAGGAGGTATCAGTGAGTTGCTGCGCCTCAAGAAGTCACCGGGTCGTCCACCAGAAATGGATGATGAGATGCTGCGGCAACTGCAAGAGCGTTTGGCACAACCGGAGGGATTCAAAAGTTATGGGGAGGTCGAACAGTGGGTGCGAAGCGAATTGGGCAAAGCCGTGAAATACAAAACGGTGCATAAAACCGTGCGTTATCGGCTGAAAGCAAAATTGAAGGTGCCTCGTCCTCAAAGCATTCAGCAAGATCCGCAAGCAGTCACCTTGTTTAAAAAAACATCCCCCTTGCCCTTCTAA
- a CDS encoding IS1634 family transposase, whose translation MTDAISLASERIDDVVLLLHVMMQMGLPGLLNEHLPRHWKQEGLDLGWVATIWLCYIVSQGDHRKVWVQEWVAQRRYSIEQVCNLDLRETDFSDDRLSILLRRLSREETWRAIEQGLNRQLLRVYPLHPQRVRLDATTVSGYHSSTEERLFQFGHSKADPSLPQVKLMLGVLDPLGLPLVTQVVSGETADDGLYIPAIAEVQQTLNQPGLLFVGDCKMAALSTRRYLHTQGHYYLCPLAFTGQVPQLLSTWVAQALSEPTQLMEVKVLKPESPGQKPIERVMAQGIEVSRPVSLSDEQPELTWSERVFVIQSPQFAQQQRQGLAQRLQTATEKLLALTPTPGRGKRQIKEEALLQQQAQAILSQHRVEGLLDYQYEKHVTQTERYVGRGRASDRPKQLSEAVRYQISAVRRQEESITAAERTFGWRAYVSNAPATQLSLPDAVLSYRDEWIVERGFHRLKGAPLSISPLFVQRDDQVKGLFHLLSLALRLLTLIEFVVRRQLQCEQTTLVGLNSNNPKQATDHPTAERVLQAFRNITVTLIDVHGKSFGHVPPLNALQQEIIRLLGLPPDIYSSLSRSQIHSRAGK comes from the coding sequence ATGACAGACGCAATCAGCTTGGCCTCGGAACGGATTGACGACGTCGTGCTACTGCTGCATGTCATGATGCAAATGGGATTACCCGGACTTCTGAATGAACACTTGCCCCGGCACTGGAAACAGGAAGGACTCGATTTAGGCTGGGTGGCCACCATCTGGTTGTGCTACATCGTGTCTCAAGGAGACCACCGTAAAGTCTGGGTGCAAGAATGGGTGGCACAACGGCGTTATAGCATTGAGCAAGTGTGCAACCTGGACTTGCGAGAGACCGACTTTAGCGATGACCGCTTAAGTATCTTGCTACGACGATTGAGCCGGGAGGAGACCTGGAGGGCGATTGAACAAGGATTGAATCGGCAACTGCTGCGGGTCTACCCGTTACACCCTCAGCGGGTGCGATTGGACGCCACGACCGTCAGTGGCTATCACTCGAGTACCGAGGAACGATTATTCCAGTTTGGTCATAGCAAAGCTGACCCGAGCTTGCCCCAAGTCAAGCTGATGCTAGGGGTGCTAGACCCACTGGGTCTGCCGTTGGTCACTCAAGTGGTGTCTGGGGAAACAGCCGATGACGGACTCTACATTCCGGCCATTGCTGAGGTGCAGCAAACCCTGAACCAACCCGGACTCTTGTTTGTGGGGGATTGCAAAATGGCCGCCTTGTCCACTCGTCGTTACTTGCACACGCAAGGTCATTACTATCTCTGTCCATTGGCCTTCACTGGGCAGGTTCCTCAGTTGCTGTCTACCTGGGTTGCTCAAGCCTTGAGCGAACCCACTCAACTGATGGAGGTCAAAGTGCTCAAACCGGAAAGTCCAGGGCAGAAACCGATTGAGCGGGTGATGGCTCAAGGAATCGAGGTGAGTCGGCCAGTCAGTCTGTCGGATGAACAACCGGAGTTGACCTGGTCAGAGCGGGTGTTCGTGATTCAGTCTCCTCAATTCGCCCAGCAACAGCGACAGGGACTGGCACAACGATTGCAGACGGCCACGGAAAAGTTACTCGCGCTGACACCCACCCCCGGTCGTGGGAAACGGCAAATCAAAGAGGAGGCCCTGCTGCAACAACAAGCCCAAGCCATTCTGAGCCAGCATCGGGTGGAAGGCTTGCTGGATTATCAATACGAGAAACACGTGACTCAGACAGAGCGCTATGTCGGTCGAGGGCGGGCATCGGATCGTCCCAAGCAACTGAGCGAAGCCGTCCGCTACCAGATCAGCGCCGTCCGTCGCCAGGAAGAGTCCATTACCGCAGCAGAACGGACATTTGGCTGGCGGGCTTATGTTTCCAATGCTCCAGCCACCCAACTCTCCCTTCCCGATGCGGTGTTAAGCTATCGGGATGAATGGATCGTCGAACGCGGGTTTCATCGCCTCAAAGGAGCTCCCCTTTCCATCAGTCCTTTGTTTGTTCAACGAGATGACCAAGTCAAAGGCCTATTTCACTTGTTGTCTCTAGCGCTGCGGTTACTCACCCTGATTGAATTCGTCGTGCGTCGTCAACTGCAATGCGAACAAACCACCTTGGTGGGCTTGAACTCGAATAATCCCAAGCAAGCGACCGACCATCCAACGGCGGAACGGGTGTTACAAGCCTTTCGCAATATTACTGTCACCCTCATCGATGTGCATGGAAAATCCTTTGGTCATGTGCCACCCCTCAATGCTCTCCAACAAGAGATTATTCGGCTTTTAGGCTTGCCTCCAGACATTTACAGTAGTCTCAGTAGATCGCAAATTCATTCCAGAGCGGGTAAGTAG
- a CDS encoding ISKra4 family transposase (programmed frameshift): MTPAQAQALQVHLEAIAQILYAESDPEAMKTLEGIELTLREQIQAHVSPELGVFFIRAVSGTQAGRVRRLKSTLGELELTTGQAEKLAVAPSRQLSPHLEKCCLRLSANVSYEQAERDVAYLTGIRIPAKTQQRLVHHQSFELPTAQQPIAELGVDGGKVRVRTPLGEACQWRDYKAIATEQGRVANFQNNAQLIGWVNAQTLENPLTCLGDGHDGVWNLIAQIATAECRREILDWYHLKENLYKVGGLLKRLHQAEALLWRGKVDATILLFEDVQKKQAKNFCEYLRKHRHRIVNYDYFQAEGLCSVGSGAVESTIKQIDRRVQISGAQWKRENVPQVLAHRCAYLNGLIGLQN, from the exons ATGACTCCTGCTCAAGCCCAAGCCCTCCAAGTTCATCTCGAAGCGATTGCTCAAATTCTGTACGCCGAAAGTGACCCGGAAGCGATGAAAACACTCGAAGGTATTGAGTTGACTCTGCGAGAGCAGATTCAAGCCCATGTCAGTCCCGAATTAG GGGTGTTTTTTATCCGAGCGGTTAGCGGTACGCAAGCAGGAAGAGTGCGAAGGCTAAAAAGTACACTGGGAGAGCTAGAACTCACCACGGGCCAAGCAGAGAAACTGGCAGTTGCTCCCTCCCGACAGTTGAGTCCCCATTTAGAGAAATGCTGTCTGCGCTTAAGTGCCAATGTCTCCTATGAGCAGGCAGAGCGTGATGTAGCTTATCTCACCGGGATTCGCATTCCAGCTAAAACTCAACAACGCTTGGTGCATCATCAGAGCTTTGAGTTGCCAACGGCCCAGCAGCCCATTGCAGAACTCGGTGTGGATGGGGGCAAGGTGCGGGTGCGAACGCCGTTGGGGGAGGCCTGTCAATGGCGAGACTACAAAGCCATTGCCACTGAACAAGGTAGGGTTGCCAACTTTCAAAACAATGCTCAACTGATTGGCTGGGTTAATGCTCAAACTTTAGAAAATCCCTTGACTTGTTTAGGAGATGGCCATGATGGAGTTTGGAATCTGATTGCTCAAATCGCCACCGCAGAGTGTCGTCGGGAGATCCTCGATTGGTATCATCTCAAAGAGAATCTCTACAAGGTCGGCGGTTTGCTCAAGCGTCTCCATCAAGCCGAAGCGCTACTATGGCGGGGGAAAGTGGATGCAACCATTCTCTTGTTTGAAGACGTTCAGAAAAAACAGGCAAAGAACTTCTGTGAGTATCTGCGCAAACATCGCCACCGCATTGTGAATTACGACTACTTCCAAGCGGAAGGGCTGTGTTCGGTGGGTTCGGGTGCGGTTGAATCGACTATCAAGCAGATTGACCGTCGCGTTCAAATATCAGGCGCGCAGTGGAAGCGTGAGAATGTTCCACAAGTGCTAGCTCATCGTTGCGCTTATCTCAATGGTCTAATCGGTTTGCAAAACTGA